In Vibrio atlanticus, the following proteins share a genomic window:
- the folE gene encoding GTP cyclohydrolase I FolE — protein sequence MLNTEAEKVREALLARGLETPMTPSEMNPNQKYNRIKGLLTEVVSTLGLDLTDDSLAETPHRIAKMYVHEIFSGLDYDNFPKISVIENKMSVDEMVKVSDIDLTSTCEHHFITIDGLAEVAYIPENKILGLSKINRIVRFFAQRPQVQERLTQQILVAIQTLVETENVAVTIKATHYCVKSRGVMDANSETSTTALGGIFKTNPQTRAEFLR from the coding sequence ATGCTGAACACAGAAGCCGAAAAAGTAAGAGAAGCTTTGCTCGCAAGAGGACTTGAAACTCCAATGACACCGAGCGAAATGAATCCCAACCAGAAGTACAACCGCATCAAAGGACTGTTGACGGAAGTGGTCAGTACGCTTGGACTGGATTTAACCGATGACAGCCTTGCTGAAACACCTCATCGCATTGCAAAGATGTACGTCCATGAGATATTTTCAGGGCTCGATTACGATAACTTCCCGAAAATCAGTGTTATAGAAAACAAAATGTCGGTTGATGAAATGGTCAAGGTATCGGATATCGATTTAACGTCGACGTGCGAACACCACTTCATTACCATCGATGGTTTAGCGGAAGTGGCTTATATACCTGAAAACAAGATTCTTGGGCTGTCTAAAATAAACCGTATCGTTCGATTCTTTGCTCAGCGTCCTCAGGTACAAGAACGCCTTACTCAGCAAATCCTAGTCGCGATACAGACTCTAGTAGAGACAGAAAACGTGGCCGTGACGATTAAAGCCACGCACTATTGCGTTAAATCCAGAGGCGTCATGGATGCAAACTCTGAAACCTCAACAACCGCTCTCGGTGGTATTTTCAAAACTAACCCTCAAACCAGAGCTGAGTTTTTACGATGA
- the folM gene encoding dihydromonapterin reductase — protein MSETILITGVGKRLGFALAQQLLADGFKVVGTYRNDYPQLQLLRDSGADLQHVDFYQQSSLESFLHYVGQEYKTLRAIIHNASDWKPENKNNPSDNASHIMHQMMTIHATVPYLFNLTLKDQLMSGDKTSDIIHISDYVAEKGSKKHIAYAASKAALNNLTLSFSAMLAPKVKVNTLSPAMIKFNEHDDEAYKTKALQKALIPTEAGFEEIIDGIKFVLASHYMTGRTLHLDGGRHLK, from the coding sequence ATGAGTGAAACGATATTAATAACCGGCGTGGGAAAGCGACTCGGCTTCGCACTGGCGCAGCAACTTTTAGCGGATGGATTCAAAGTGGTTGGCACTTATCGCAACGACTATCCTCAATTGCAACTGTTGCGCGACAGTGGAGCCGACTTGCAGCATGTAGACTTTTATCAGCAAAGTAGTCTAGAGAGTTTTCTTCACTATGTTGGTCAAGAATATAAGACACTCCGAGCCATCATACATAACGCTTCCGACTGGAAACCTGAGAACAAAAACAATCCTAGTGACAATGCGTCACACATCATGCACCAGATGATGACGATTCACGCTACCGTGCCTTATCTGTTCAACTTAACACTCAAAGACCAATTGATGTCTGGCGATAAAACCTCAGACATCATCCACATCAGTGACTACGTTGCAGAAAAAGGCAGTAAAAAACACATCGCTTACGCGGCCAGTAAAGCGGCGCTCAACAACCTAACGCTATCGTTTTCAGCGATGCTGGCTCCCAAGGTCAAAGTAAATACCCTCTCTCCAGCCATGATTAAGTTTAATGAGCATGACGATGAGGCATACAAGACCAAAGCGCTGCAGAAAGCTCTGATTCCCACAGAAGCGGGCTTTGAGGAAATAATAGATGGCATCAAGTTTGTGTTGGCCAGTCACTACATGACAGGAAGAACTTTGCACCTTGATGGCGGCAGACATTTGAAGTAA
- a CDS encoding patatin-like phospholipase family protein, with the protein MEKTVSLVLGSGGARGLVHVGIIRWLIEHGYQIKSISGCSIGALIGGVYAAGKLDEFEEWVTSIDQSDMAMMLDFSWQSSGIFKGDKIIDTLRGLIGEISIEDLPIPYTAVAANVADEKEVWLQSGSLFDAIRASISLPLFFTPHVINGEVLIDGGVLNPVPIAPTFSDKTDFTLAVNLGGEPEMLQQEVIPVSLPTKESNLHEKVVHFIDNLGSSVKSKMSFNFAAYDIANQAFDAMQSTIARQKLAAYPADITLEIPRNACGTLEFDRSQEMIDRGYHLAQAKLGNRL; encoded by the coding sequence ATGGAAAAAACGGTCTCATTGGTACTTGGCAGTGGTGGCGCAAGAGGCTTGGTTCACGTTGGAATAATCCGTTGGTTAATTGAGCATGGCTATCAGATAAAATCTATCTCTGGTTGTTCAATTGGCGCACTTATCGGTGGTGTCTATGCGGCGGGTAAGTTGGATGAATTTGAAGAGTGGGTCACCAGTATCGACCAATCGGATATGGCGATGATGTTGGATTTTTCATGGCAATCGAGTGGTATCTTCAAAGGGGACAAGATCATCGACACACTGCGTGGATTGATCGGTGAGATTTCAATTGAAGATCTGCCTATCCCTTATACCGCGGTTGCCGCTAACGTCGCCGATGAAAAAGAGGTTTGGCTGCAATCCGGTTCTCTGTTTGACGCCATTCGCGCCTCTATCTCTTTACCACTGTTCTTCACGCCTCATGTGATTAATGGCGAAGTGCTGATTGATGGCGGAGTGCTCAATCCCGTACCGATTGCGCCTACCTTTAGTGATAAGACAGACTTTACTCTGGCTGTGAACTTAGGTGGTGAACCTGAGATGCTTCAACAGGAAGTGATACCGGTTTCCCTACCTACCAAAGAGAGCAATTTGCATGAGAAGGTTGTTCACTTTATCGATAATCTCGGTAGCAGTGTAAAAAGTAAAATGAGCTTTAACTTTGCAGCCTACGACATTGCCAACCAAGCGTTTGATGCGATGCAATCGACCATTGCTCGCCAAAAATTGGCCGCTTATCCCGCCGATATTACGCTTGAGATCCCACGCAATGCTTGTGGCACCTTAGAGTTTGATCGTTCACAAGAGATGATAGACAGAGGCTACCATTTGGCACAGGCTAAACTGGGCAATCGACTTTAA
- a CDS encoding DUF3360 domain-containing protein → MSTTLESAHIQTEKPQVHEDELTYEQQHKPSSEFDSREQYLEHELQIMAPKRWRPNLPFKDYRFEIEDTIPAMAATIGKIVMVGAIAATFAGALGLNEGFILENVRYELLIASVFIILFSGFLLPTANLAGTHGPLIPLIPIVVAAGGHPMAFGLLIGAFGLLLAISKGGSMLANLTSKGVCGGLLLYLGFVGTASQVKKLFAWADGIGMSHIAFVVIFCTIILYALLEHFRKRWLAVPLSCLLGGTLAFAMGAPFSFQTEPGLPNMNPMYWWGEDTGWMLGLPTIEHFMVVLPFAILAVAMWSPDFLGHQVFQKISYPERTEKVHMNIDDTMTTASIRQTFGSLLGGTNFTSSWGTYIVPAAIAKRPIPAGALLTALFCIIAAVWGYPMDLAIWQPVLCVALIVGVFVPLLEAGMEMTREGKTTQSAAIVVFSSALVNPAFGWALTMLLDNLGLVGCKERSSELSKMSRWVLPGTMFIVLTGVMALVGLLPGIPAIIPSFR, encoded by the coding sequence ATGAGCACTACTTTAGAGTCCGCACATATACAAACAGAGAAGCCTCAAGTCCATGAGGATGAACTCACCTATGAACAACAACACAAACCAAGCTCGGAATTTGATTCCCGAGAACAGTATTTAGAGCACGAGTTACAAATCATGGCGCCTAAACGTTGGCGTCCCAATTTGCCGTTTAAAGATTATCGATTTGAAATAGAAGACACCATCCCAGCGATGGCGGCGACCATTGGCAAGATTGTTATGGTGGGTGCCATTGCAGCCACCTTTGCCGGGGCGCTAGGGCTAAATGAAGGCTTTATTTTAGAAAACGTTCGTTATGAACTGCTCATCGCCTCTGTTTTCATCATTCTTTTCTCTGGCTTTCTATTGCCGACCGCGAACCTTGCAGGTACACACGGCCCACTCATTCCATTAATTCCGATTGTGGTTGCAGCTGGCGGACACCCTATGGCGTTTGGCCTGTTAATTGGCGCTTTTGGTTTACTCTTAGCCATCAGTAAAGGTGGCAGCATGTTGGCCAACCTTACCAGTAAAGGCGTGTGTGGCGGTTTACTGCTCTACCTCGGCTTTGTTGGCACCGCCTCTCAAGTTAAGAAGCTGTTCGCTTGGGCTGACGGAATTGGCATGAGCCATATCGCTTTTGTCGTGATCTTCTGCACCATCATTTTGTACGCGTTATTGGAACATTTCCGTAAGCGTTGGTTAGCCGTCCCTCTTAGCTGCTTGCTGGGTGGTACGTTAGCGTTTGCCATGGGCGCGCCGTTTTCTTTTCAAACCGAGCCAGGTTTACCCAACATGAACCCTATGTATTGGTGGGGAGAAGATACAGGTTGGATGTTAGGTCTACCGACGATTGAACACTTCATGGTGGTATTGCCGTTTGCGATTTTAGCCGTAGCGATGTGGTCACCAGATTTCTTAGGGCATCAAGTATTCCAGAAGATCAGCTACCCAGAACGTACCGAAAAAGTACACATGAACATTGACGATACCATGACCACAGCTTCAATTCGCCAAACGTTCGGTTCTCTGCTCGGTGGTACTAACTTTACGTCTTCATGGGGTACTTATATCGTACCGGCGGCGATTGCTAAACGCCCTATTCCTGCTGGTGCATTGCTTACAGCTCTGTTCTGTATCATCGCCGCAGTTTGGGGTTACCCGATGGATTTAGCTATCTGGCAACCGGTACTGTGTGTCGCGCTGATTGTTGGAGTATTTGTGCCATTGCTAGAAGCTGGAATGGAAATGACGCGTGAAGGGAAAACCACCCAGTCGGCCGCGATTGTTGTGTTTTCTTCAGCACTGGTTAACCCTGCATTTGGTTGGGCTCTCACCATGCTGTTAGATAACTTAGGCTTAGTCGGTTGTAAAGAACGTAGTAGTGAGCTTAGTAAAATGAGCCGTTGGGTGTTGCCTGGAACGATGTTTATTGTGCTAACTGGTGTGATGGCGTTGGTTGGCCTTCTACCGGGGATTCCGGCGATTATCCCGAGTTTTCGTTAA
- a CDS encoding HNH endonuclease has protein sequence MSRKKFMESYGATNRNARYGWAFVNHEKKEVYFGAWDVNTNRERSLIFSMDWEFNNDGRRVNAFGEALEYIKLVENEGYSLRTFPIIWDEDNDSYLDTGSAKIKEYIEEVSEMSLEVISSNYYAIGKHNVKYSKMPSPNVAQDVNIIFGTTINKTERESLVLSRIGQGRFRQNVISSWGNGECCALTLTSVREILIASHIVPWSKCESDEQRLDGANGILLCAHIDKLFDAHLLTFIKKGSKYISQLSPKLNISLLKGLGIQSGEELCAEQLSEIERERFERYLDAHNNEFNVKVSQIN, from the coding sequence ATGTCACGCAAAAAATTTATGGAATCCTACGGTGCAACGAACCGAAATGCACGGTATGGGTGGGCTTTTGTTAATCACGAAAAAAAAGAAGTTTATTTTGGTGCGTGGGACGTCAATACAAACCGAGAAAGATCGTTGATTTTTTCTATGGACTGGGAGTTCAACAACGACGGACGTAGAGTTAATGCGTTTGGCGAAGCTCTCGAGTACATCAAGTTGGTTGAAAACGAAGGATATTCATTAAGAACATTTCCAATAATCTGGGATGAAGATAACGACAGTTATTTAGACACAGGCAGTGCCAAGATAAAAGAGTACATAGAAGAAGTCTCTGAGATGTCCCTTGAGGTAATTAGCAGCAATTACTATGCGATTGGAAAGCATAACGTAAAGTATTCAAAAATGCCTTCACCCAACGTAGCACAAGACGTCAACATAATATTCGGTACTACCATCAATAAGACAGAACGTGAAAGTCTAGTTCTCTCGCGTATTGGGCAGGGGCGATTTAGACAAAACGTTATCAGCTCATGGGGGAATGGTGAGTGCTGTGCGCTAACGCTTACAAGCGTACGCGAGATTTTAATTGCATCTCACATAGTGCCTTGGTCCAAATGTGAAAGTGATGAACAGAGACTTGATGGCGCAAATGGCATACTGCTTTGTGCTCATATCGATAAACTTTTTGACGCCCACTTGTTGACCTTCATTAAAAAAGGTTCAAAGTACATATCCCAATTATCACCCAAACTAAATATTTCCTTACTGAAAGGTTTAGGTATTCAAAGCGGAGAAGAACTTTGCGCTGAACAACTTAGCGAAATTGAGCGTGAACGCTTTGAAAGATATTTAGACGCGCATAATAATGAGTTCAACGTCAAAGTCTCACAAATAAATTAA
- a CDS encoding ADP-ribosylglycohydrolase family protein, producing the protein MSNFRREATINSALWAAYADALGFITELANSKNTIKTRVGSEVILDTVSWRRKLDGIYGTQVQLPQGTYSDDTQLRLSTSRAINGAGYFDVEAFAKCELPVWLSYALGAGRGTKVATNNLIKKSVNWYSNFYANKSGKYVNGGGNGAAMRVQPHVWSAPDLSDLETYIIDVIKNSIVTHGHPRAIAGAILHSLSLARVLRQEKVSLDTLKDDALICSRASFFIKQDDMLETFWSHQWEAETGQTLDEAFSAVTDELLADLEVASKWMLVEKLDYRLLSDMLGLKDEAQRGSGSKTALAASLLLVKSYRLNDPKAILVDIVNELHTDTDTIATMFGALYGVYLNKPPVGHIQDSGYIIREAERMYELSARREVSSFVYPDALTWFPTRSSLDNSEIVNNKLAIALFGELTPLSDAFEDKKKEHLYKWYSTQQGFSILLKRRLFPSFPDNQLASFPDTKSHLLSSDSDYQSSVTESNEYNKQNHTVHDMKSLIKEARECNYDDEIIGKHIKILANKKNYSIESVIAYSSIIANELGEN; encoded by the coding sequence ATGAGCAACTTTAGAAGAGAAGCTACCATTAATTCTGCACTTTGGGCTGCTTATGCTGATGCTTTGGGGTTTATTACTGAGCTAGCAAACTCAAAAAACACCATAAAAACACGTGTAGGCTCTGAAGTTATTCTTGATACTGTCTCATGGAGAAGGAAATTAGATGGGATTTATGGTACCCAAGTTCAGCTTCCGCAGGGTACATATTCAGATGATACTCAACTTCGTCTTAGTACTTCGCGTGCCATAAATGGAGCTGGTTATTTTGATGTAGAGGCTTTTGCTAAATGTGAGTTGCCAGTTTGGTTAAGTTACGCTTTGGGGGCAGGTAGAGGAACGAAGGTAGCGACGAATAACCTAATAAAAAAATCGGTGAATTGGTATTCAAACTTCTATGCGAATAAAAGTGGAAAATATGTTAACGGTGGAGGAAATGGGGCTGCAATGCGAGTTCAACCTCATGTATGGTCTGCGCCAGATTTAAGTGACCTAGAAACGTATATCATCGATGTTATAAAAAACTCTATTGTCACTCATGGTCACCCAAGAGCCATCGCTGGTGCGATTTTACACTCGTTATCGCTAGCTAGGGTCCTTCGTCAAGAAAAAGTTTCTTTAGATACACTCAAAGATGATGCTCTAATTTGTAGTCGAGCGTCATTCTTCATTAAGCAAGATGATATGTTAGAAACGTTTTGGTCTCATCAGTGGGAGGCTGAAACTGGTCAAACTTTGGATGAGGCTTTTTCTGCTGTTACTGATGAGTTACTCGCTGATTTGGAAGTAGCTTCTAAATGGATGTTAGTTGAAAAATTGGATTATAGACTTCTATCAGATATGTTAGGGCTAAAAGATGAAGCGCAGAGAGGATCCGGCTCTAAGACTGCTCTCGCGGCATCATTACTACTCGTTAAGAGTTATAGATTGAACGACCCGAAAGCTATATTAGTCGACATAGTTAATGAGCTTCATACAGATACTGATACTATTGCTACTATGTTTGGCGCTCTTTATGGAGTGTACTTAAACAAGCCGCCTGTTGGACACATACAAGACTCGGGTTACATCATTAGAGAAGCTGAAAGGATGTATGAACTAAGTGCACGAAGAGAAGTCAGTTCTTTTGTGTATCCTGATGCTTTAACGTGGTTTCCAACCCGTTCATCATTGGATAATAGTGAAATCGTGAATAATAAGTTGGCGATTGCTTTGTTTGGTGAGTTAACACCATTATCCGATGCGTTTGAAGATAAGAAAAAAGAACACCTGTATAAGTGGTACTCAACTCAACAGGGCTTCTCTATTTTACTTAAAAGGCGGCTTTTTCCTAGCTTTCCGGATAATCAATTAGCCTCCTTTCCAGATACTAAATCACACTTGTTATCTAGTGATTCTGATTATCAATCTTCAGTAACTGAGAGTAACGAATACAATAAACAAAATCATACCGTCCATGATATGAAGTCGCTCATTAAAGAAGCAAGAGAGTGTAATTATGATGATGAGATTATTGGGAAACACATAAAAATTTTAGCTAATAAGAAAAACTACTCTATCGAAAGTGTAATAGCGTATAGCTCTATCATTGCTAATGAATTGGGTGAAAACTAG
- a CDS encoding DarT ssDNA thymidine ADP-ribosyltransferase family protein, whose amino-acid sequence MMTVDKVVSERGITEVLHFTTNYGLVGIFSLNKLVSRDQLHKEQILEHITKYNSKYRSDPQWTSYVNLSISRINSSFFDYSQSWHREEYDFWVILAFDSEILTHEKVVFTTTNNIYRNECVRGQGIVGLNKLFDTQVVGKRGRTKGREASLPKSWTTCEEAEVLYPNDIALKYLTKLYVRDENTFALVNAALSFDESLKDVKIEVNDNKFKGL is encoded by the coding sequence ATGATGACTGTTGATAAAGTTGTATCTGAACGGGGAATCACAGAGGTTCTGCACTTCACTACCAACTATGGCTTAGTGGGTATATTCTCGTTAAATAAACTAGTTTCAAGAGATCAGCTACATAAAGAACAGATTCTCGAGCATATCACTAAGTATAATTCCAAGTATCGCTCTGATCCTCAGTGGACTTCATATGTGAATCTTTCGATATCTAGGATAAATTCAAGCTTCTTTGATTACAGTCAGAGTTGGCATAGAGAAGAATATGACTTCTGGGTTATATTGGCATTTGATAGTGAAATACTTACTCATGAAAAAGTTGTTTTTACAACAACAAACAATATTTATCGGAATGAATGTGTGCGCGGGCAAGGTATTGTAGGTTTAAATAAGCTTTTTGACACTCAAGTCGTCGGAAAGCGTGGTAGGACAAAAGGAAGGGAAGCTAGTTTACCCAAGAGTTGGACTACTTGTGAAGAAGCCGAAGTCTTATATCCTAATGATATCGCTTTAAAGTATTTAACTAAGTTATATGTTCGTGATGAAAATACTTTTGCTCTGGTAAATGCAGCTTTGTCATTTGATGAAAGTCTAAAAGACGTTAAAATAGAAGTTAATGATAATAAATTCAAAGGTTTATAG
- a CDS encoding 3'-5' exonuclease: MKPLGKIEPTHEQRQLFATPHPMNRVIRGAAGSGKTTVALLMLRLAIAFHKSNRLRNRQESRPIKAMVFTFNTTLSSYVRQLAQDIGKDIDIEVQTLAKYCRNRYPHIEKMTLVHNIEDSNFSIPDTYGLDLTYLYSEVDYILGRFPEDELSLYLDAVRVGRGAAPRVERSLREKILNDVVRPYQAYKKANNLVDWNDINQYPAGHLEDKYDIIIADETQDFSANELRTVVSMLHSESHGTFVIDTVQKIYNRGFTWREVGLEIRPQNSFRLEKNYRNTFEIARLGYQLLKGIGIDADGTVPNYDSCTVSGDLPKLVSGLYNQQVDFAIEFIKTKVDLSNETVCFLAKSQKTQGYLKARLRNSGIIFANLTKSSEWPEINTNVVLSTMHSAKGLEFDHVILLGLSDEFLRYDEDIESDSYLNICKLLTVSITRAKRSVLLGYKSGDKPKVLSLIDRDAYEYLEL; this comes from the coding sequence TTGAAACCTCTTGGTAAAATAGAACCAACTCACGAGCAAAGACAGCTCTTTGCGACTCCTCACCCAATGAATAGAGTCATAAGAGGGGCGGCTGGAAGTGGTAAAACGACAGTAGCTCTGCTGATGCTTAGGCTCGCTATCGCTTTCCATAAAAGTAACCGCTTACGAAATAGGCAAGAGAGCAGGCCTATAAAGGCAATGGTTTTTACTTTTAATACAACTTTGAGCTCATATGTTAGGCAACTGGCACAAGATATAGGTAAGGACATCGATATTGAGGTGCAAACTCTAGCTAAGTATTGTAGAAACCGTTATCCGCATATCGAAAAAATGACATTAGTCCACAATATAGAGGATTCCAACTTCTCAATACCAGATACCTACGGCTTAGACTTGACCTATTTATATTCAGAGGTCGATTATATATTAGGTAGATTTCCTGAAGACGAATTAAGCCTTTATTTAGATGCCGTCCGTGTTGGACGCGGTGCTGCACCTCGAGTTGAGAGATCTTTGCGAGAGAAAATTTTAAATGATGTTGTACGTCCATACCAAGCTTACAAAAAAGCAAATAACTTAGTCGATTGGAATGATATTAATCAATATCCAGCAGGTCATTTAGAAGACAAATACGACATAATTATTGCGGATGAAACTCAAGATTTCTCTGCGAATGAGCTAAGAACGGTGGTTTCAATGTTGCATTCGGAATCTCACGGGACGTTTGTTATAGATACAGTTCAAAAAATATATAATAGAGGGTTCACATGGAGAGAAGTTGGTTTAGAGATAAGACCCCAAAATTCCTTTAGGCTTGAAAAAAACTATAGGAATACCTTTGAAATAGCGCGATTGGGTTATCAGCTTCTTAAAGGAATTGGTATTGATGCAGACGGTACGGTGCCGAATTATGATAGCTGTACTGTTTCAGGAGATTTGCCGAAGTTGGTTTCTGGCTTATATAACCAACAAGTAGATTTCGCTATTGAATTTATAAAAACAAAAGTTGATTTAAGTAATGAAACCGTGTGTTTTTTAGCCAAGTCTCAGAAAACTCAGGGTTACTTGAAAGCTAGGCTGAGAAATAGTGGTATTATTTTCGCGAACTTAACGAAGTCATCTGAGTGGCCTGAGATTAATACAAATGTAGTTTTGTCTACTATGCACTCAGCCAAAGGCTTGGAGTTTGATCATGTGATTTTGTTGGGGTTGAGTGACGAGTTTCTTCGATACGATGAAGATATTGAATCTGATTCATACCTTAACATCTGTAAATTATTAACAGTGTCAATCACACGAGCTAAACGTTCTGTGCTTTTAGGATATAAAAGTGGGGACAAGCCAAAAGTTTTGAGTCTCATTGATAGAGATGCATATGAGTATTTGGAGTTATGA